The region CAGCAACACGAGTGACAAgactaaacacatttttatcaaGTTCAATATCAACATATCTCACCAAAATGTATCTGTTTTGATCCACAGGACTTTTTGATGAAGTTGTTATGCAACCTTCTCGAGGAGGGAAACAGCTGGTTGAGAGATGGCCACTGGAAGCAGGCAGTGAGTGAGTTCAGCGAAGGCTTGAATGTATCTCACTATGTCTCCGTAGAGGGATTCCAGATTCCTCAGGATTTATTGGCGAGTCTGTACGTCAACCGAGCGACTGCCTTCCACAGCATGGTGAGATTAGATTTGAATTATCAGACTCTGTGAGGTTAAAGAGCGAAACAAATTAGATGAGGGCAAACACGACGAGAAAGTTGACTTTGATATGACAGTGCAAGTAAGAAAATGGACTGATAGTGTTAGTGTGTATACTTATGTGCAACTACTGTATATGAGAGGTTATGCTACTGATATCCTTCACCGGAAataatattcattatttatatttgtgttatttgtcGTTTCTTCCAAGTTAAAACCTCCGCGATCACAAACAGATCGATGCTCCTTAAACACGCTATTCATCCGGTATCAGTGGCGCCAAAGGGTTgtcttatattattttattaaatttaacttAAAGCCTCCGTGATCACAATCTGATGCCACTCAGCATTCAGCCACTACCCACGACGACCGACATACTCCGAAGGCTCTTTTCGTCACTGGAGAGGGAGGAGTCTGGCACTTCAACATTTCCGCATTGGTTGAGATGTATGAAAGGAATGTGCTTGGATTCATACGCACGCACAGATTCGTACATCtggatttttgtgtgcgtgccaCGTTTGCTGGATATGGACTTACGCcgtgttttagtatgaaggCCACGCAAGTCTTCGTACATGAGGACCCCTGGTGCATCTCTTGATCTGCGGTCTGTGCGGAGAATCTCTTGCGTCAGCCCACTACCGAGTCCTGGGAAGAAGGGTGCCACTGAGTTCTGCGCAAGCCGTTTGGGGCAGACCTTCCCCTCGTCCCGGCAGTGCTGGTTGGACAAAaaatgccctgcgattgactggcgaccagtcaaaTGTGTGCCCTGGatctcagctgggataggctccagctcactagTAACTCAAATGAAAGGACCTGGATGAATGGATATTGTTGTGAAACTGCTAGGctggcttttttcccctcttgttaactgatttttttaattgacttccAACCATCTATGTTGTACCCAAAACAATTCAGTAGTGTATAAATAGAACCCAAGTCAGGTCGTGCAAAGCCTAATGCCAAAGTGCTTATATTAAAATTCTCTTTCCTTTATAATCGTAACCTTTTGCACTCATCTGGAAATAGTTTGGACTTTTGTCAGTTTCCTAAACTTCCAAATCTTACTTCTGTACTCTTAACGACTTATTTTGCCTGGTGTGTCTTATAGGAGCAATACGATAATTGCATGAAGGACTGTGACAAAGCTCTGGAGGTGTGTCAAACAAACCACAAGATGTTCTACTTGAAGGCCCTTTGCTTTAAGCAGCTTGCCAAGTACAAGGAGGCTTATGACTGCACACGCAACTGTCTGCTTATCACACATCAGGTAAAGCTGAACAATCGGCTAAAAGGGATTTTAAAGAGTATACGATTTGCATTAATTTTGCTTGGACAATCTAACAAATGTTatatcgtgtatttttggaccTTGTAGAATTTTGTCTAATTGTTTTACAACAGAAACTTTCAATTTGGCTTGTTTTAAAATGgataagtttttatttcattggttATTTGAGCAGCAAGCACATTTCTGGTGCAACACAATCACTTTATTTAACCATTATAGTCAATGGTGAGAAAGCGATCCTTCTACTCTTTTTATGTTCTATATTGTCTCTGTGCAAAAATTCAATTTACATGCCCACCCGTAGTGTGTCATGCCACAGTTTTCAGCTACACATCACACTCATTGCTACAATACATAGTCTTAGCAGTCACTAAAAATACCATTCCATATTATTTAAAACTCTTCACAGGACACACGGGTGAATGAACTCGCAGAGGAACTTGCCAACCATCTGGGATTGAAAAAACGAAAGCCCTACGTCAGAGACGGAGTCAGTAAAATCTTCTTCCCCCCAATGTTTCGAAATGTTGACCTCAGAGACGAGACAAGTGATGTTCAAAACAATTCCAATATTCACCAACTGTCTTTAAGTAAAGGACGtatttgatgtcattttaatgtGGAGGTTTCTCATGCCTAGGTGTCTTATGATGTAGGGAATGTGATAAACCCGCTAAGTAAAATTGCACCAGGTGAGTATCAACAATGCAGCCGCAATATGCTTATTTTCACAAACATGTTCTAGATACAGtcaacacaatatttttgcaTGCGTGTCCTCAGTCAATTTTCCCAGCATCCGTCAATCCTTCATCCCTGACAAAGCATATAACGGGCAAAAGTCTGCCATCTCGGACCTAGACAGGCTGGACACTTTGGAGGACTGTGAGCTGATAGGAGATGACTTGGACAATCTGCTCGACTGCGTTCCTGATGGACATTTACCTGCTGAGGTAAAGACACATTTTAAGTAGCCATTTTTCCACTAATGGAAAATAGAAGTCTACCTCCCAGTGAAATGAACGGAATTGCAAAACTGAGTTATACTTATCTTTTAGCAGAACTTCCGCCTCGTGACAACATACGTGGATAGTTATTTTGACGTTACGTCAACATTAACCCTTCATTGCCTTATGCCGCAATGCCAACAGCTAGTTTTCAGcaaggatagaccgattatcggccgggccaaATATTAGTGCTGATATTTGGCTTTTTGACAAATATGGGCATCTGcttttttacgaatctgaatgCTGATAAAGCTGGAATCTCACTgcgcggtgaatgcttgcgaacatagcaaatttagggttttcataaGGATTTAAAAGATGTTCACAGAtagtttttacttgttgcaaagacatttagaacatattcagacaatttttttgctgtctgcaaagatcttttgaaaccttttacgaaccctgacgaaaaccccaaattagctacagtcgcctgcatttgtcgctcagtgacaTACAAGGAACTTTAatgtatggatttatttaaatttccacttcataaaaaatgatgctgataCTGAAAACTTGCTACGCTCtgtatttaaaatttgtatgaataaataaattaagaaattatgttgacattttggaaaactttatttacagtagaacatttcagggaactatttacttgcttagtttttaatttagcttaacacatgctgatgatccttataataatagttttgttttttttaaattttgacactgatattttctcttttactgcaaatgaatattggcttggaatatcggttatcgatctccttgactactaataatcagtatcggtatcggccttgaaaaaaacatataaactaTCACTAGTTTTCAGCATACAACAGTGCATGGAGCCAATGATGGTTATGCAGTGCCAGACATAGAGCCTTCCTTTCGAGCATGCCAAAACAGTCGTTCGTAACCCAAGGTTCCATTGTACATAAAGAAAATTAGatatttgagcatttttttccctttgtgtTCTAGGTCCACACTCAGGAAGTAGCCTCACTTCCTAGCAGAGAAAGCACTTTTGTGCTGCCTGTTCCAACACCTCAGTTCCCCCCAGCCTTTTTTAGCTCTCCCATGAGTCAATTTAACTCCAAGAACTCCCTTTCACTTGGCGGTCAAAACTCACTCGATACGCTAGACGCCCCATCATCTTCACAAGGACAGCATTCCTTAGATAGCCTCCCTGGAGGTGTCTGTAGTGCAAGTTTGAAATCAACAATGCTCGATTCCCTGGATGACCTCATGGTGGCGGCTCCACACGCTGTAGCACTAGAAGCTACTCAGTCCAAAGCAGACTCAGAAGAACTGGATAAGTCACTTGATGATTTGCTTGATGAGCGTAAACCTGTGAGGCTCACCTGTGACCCGTCTGCTCAAGTTTGTCCTGTGTCGGGTTTGAACCAGCTGGACTCCCTGGATTCCTTGGACTCATTCCCTGCAGGGAAAGGTAATGGGCCTTCTCTGCCCGCAACCCCACAGAAAGGAACAGACCTGGACTCACTCAGCGATTTCAGTCCCACTGGTGATTACAAGTCTGTCATATGTTGTTGGCCAAGTGGTAGTACTTAGGCTGCTTTGAATTCTTGCATACAACTATCTAAAGCatggttcaccaattccggtcttCGAAGTCCGGAGTTCTGCAGGTTTGAGGTGTTTcagcctaccaacacacctgatactaaagatcggGATCGTTATCATTCatcctgatgagctgattatatgaatcaggtgtgctagtgggcggaaacatcctgcaggactccggacctcgaggaccggaattggtgaactcTTATTTAAAGTATTCAGTATTATTTAAATTCTATGGTATTGTCCGTCAAGAAATGAGTGCAAGTTACACTAACAAATCGTAGcacatttgcaattaattgagGTTGGATTGGAAGGAGGGTGCAGatgtaatcatttatttatgctTTTAGGTTTTACAGTCCACTTGCATCAGGGATAAGTTGGGCAGTGCCCATCAAGGGTGATACCTTCAGTGAAAGAGAATGACCTTGCACATTGTGATTTGTAAATCAACCAAGTCAGACGAAAATATTTAGTCGCCGTAAggacacaattgtttttttttctcctgtgttCTGTTTTGACTGTGAAAAGTGACATATGCTTGTTTTTAAGTTAGATTAGCTACGATAGCCTAAACTGAAACCTAATGCAAGAAAATACATTGTGTATAAATTAGGGTTTTCTAACCATGTATGACACTGAGAGGTCACTTAATacttaaaatgacaaatatattaCAGAAATTTCTGGGCTATAaaccgcacccgactgtaagccacaggtgttttattgttatcacgccgggttcccgctactttcttttccataatgagggcgcaaattgtctcgctctcgttctgtctctcctactatattttggctcacttggtttgttttgctcttcctgacgctcttgcgcttcctttttATAGTGTGCCcctttgtgatctgatggataagccgcacctttgtattagccgcagggtcgaatgcaagtgaaaaaagtagcggcttatagtccagaaattactgtagctaTATCCGGAAAGCAAgccttttcacattttcaaaatgtaatgtcATCCATATTCTCTTTCTGCCCTTTAGCTGTCACAACTTCTCACTGTGCCATTCCTCGCAATGTAAGACTTGCTTTTATCTGGctatatatttttgtctgtgTTGCTGGGATTTTAATCATGttgttttcattctttcaaAGCAGAAACATACACAAACTCCAGTCTCAAACCCTCTGTCCGCCACCCATGACTTCATGCAGGCCTGTTTGAGCTGCTTTACTCGCCATGGTGTGTTCATCTGTACACTGATGCCCATTTGTGCAGATCGATTTAAACTGCAATAGATTTTTCAAACCTCctcaaaaacaaagcaatgtcACTGCAACCTCCTTTTTGTTTTCAGGTCCAGGGATGTACGCCTTCATTCACAAACCTGACCTGGTCCACAGCTGTAAGCGAGACATTCTCTTGTGTAGGCGAAAGGCAGCTTTTCCTTCCGTGTGGACCAGAGTGCGCCAACCACCCACATGGACGTCCATTACGGGGCCTTTTATTCTTTGCAAACGTAATGATTTATCTCTTCAGTCAGTTATGTTTTGTCCTCTTCCTTCATAacttcaaaacaaaagagaaaattaCAGTTTTATCAAGCTGATAATTTTAACCAACTTTTGAAATACCTGTAGACACAATCATTTTAGGATACTGCTCTCAGTTTAAAGTGTAATTATTGGTGCACAGGGTTGGGGAGTCCAGGCCCAGAAAGAACAAACCCTGAAAccgtttgactttagccaccattgcttctactcaacaggtgcttctatgagcttgtttacctgccagttaagtGGAAGCAcgtgtggctaaagccaatttgtggcagggtttttactttctggacctggattccccaaccctgtatGGTGTATATAGTTAGCGTGTGAAACCAATTTTCAGTTGCGATCTTTTTGTGTGGGGAGTATGCATGGAAAAATTCTGGGTTGAAATTTCCATTTAGGCTTTTCTGTGTTGATTTTGCGTCTTTCCCCATGCTAGCAAGGCTTTTCTTTGGGTACTCTAGCTTCCTCTCACATTTCAGAATCCTCATGGTTATTTAATTGAAGTtcactaaattgtccatagggtgatcatattttgaaaagaaaaaaggaggaggCCACTCGGCCCAGCTTTGAGATACGATTACTCAAATATGCCAtacattataattattttaatgcatGCTGCCTGTATGGAAAATTAActttcttttgaagtcttacttgacaaatgaaataatgatgacacgattgactgtttttatttttatgggcgTGGTGCGGGTATCAAGCCCAAGACCCACCCCGAAAAAAAGGCGGGTTTTgtgtgttatatattttttaaaaaaatacttttttttctcttttttttaaagaaaaaaatgacatcagctTGTTACCGTTCATCACTTCCTGATCAAATAAGCAGTGTCAATGGCCAAGAATTTTAACTCATTGGTAATGCTCTGTGCTCACAAACAACGTTTGGTCACCTTAcataagtgtgaatgtgagcgtgAACACTATGTTGTGTGTCCCTGCAAAGACAGCTTGGTGACCAGTCCTGATTTTTGTAAGGCTGTTTGTGTGAATTGTGCAGGATCTTTTAAAGTAACGCCCCACGTACTGTACAGGCAATGTTCTTACAGTATGTGAAGTGATTGTAAGTTCTTAACTTATCTGCTTACCTgttctatgtttttttgtttaatatacaGACCCGTTGAAGTCTGAAGAATCAGGCCTCTGTAAGTTTAGGGAAGAGTGCAACTTTGCTTATAACCAACTGGAAATCGATGTTTGGACAGCGGAGAGGAAAGGGACCCTGGACAGAAATCTGCTGTTTGGACAGTCAGATGTTGTCAGTTTAGACCCTGTGATTAGCATTACACGCCTTCTACGTGATCACAAGGGCATGTTCATATTCCTCTGTCAGGTGAGAACGCAACAAGGGCACTGCCCATTGGAGaacaaaatatacaactttttctGTGTTCAACTCTggatcttttttccccctgtctTCAGGAGTGCTATGACAGTAAACCTCGATTTATCAGTGAGCGCTGCAAACACGATCACACAGTGTGCTCTAACCTGGATGTCCGCCACTCCTTTGATGCTAACAAGTGAGTGGCACATAACAGTAGCATGCACATTCTATAATgcatattttaatttcatctatGTTTTATTATGCCTGTCAGGTGTTTAGCATTTGTATCGAGGACCACCAATGTCAACTACAGAAAAGTGCGTCCGTTTAACGTGCTGGCCCACTTTAAATTGTGCAGCCAAAACATTCGTGATGGGTGCCCTGGGGAGCACAGCTGCTCTAATGCTCACTCAGTCATCGAGCTACAAAGCTGGAGGGTGCAGCGGGACACAGGTGCTGTCTACCAGAAACAAGTAGAGTTAATCTTCGATGTAGAGATTTGTTAGTTTTGAATTCAGTTTAAGGAGAGTTTgcagtttacaaaaaaaagtgcttctCATATAGCCTATGTAAAACTGTCTGTATGATTATCCCTACCCTATAcctctatttgtattttaattattatttcaaaaaacCCTGCGACTTGATATAAGAATAGCCTATCAGAGGTTGAGGAGGTGTTATCAATTATTTGCCGTGTATGCAGCCTTGCGGGGACACGGTAAGTCACGTCATTCAGGTTTTTAGCTAATTATACGTTCCAATAAATACACAACATCAAACCAGTAACATTGCGGTTTACTACAACAAGAAATCAGCACAGTCAGTATCCATTTCACATTTACTATACCGCTTGGTCTCATAATTTTTGTAGGCGAGTGGCAGGATACACCTTGGACTGTTTTGCCAGCCAATTGTTGGGCACAAAAGGGAGGAATTAATTCAACAATTTGTGTACAGTAATTactttatataattatttttgattcctTGATGGAAGAATATTAGCCAGGCCTCAATATGATGAAAACTTCCActacagaaataaaaatattgttaaattaatacttCACTGAGAGTATCActcattttataaaaatatatatcgctTTAATTATGCAATAaggcagattaatcacactattcattttgaccgcagatgatcctttagcttgacagcggatggttacattaaaggtagcacaggttgtgtttgagtaataaacataactacatgcattcaataaatgtttgagAGAGCTACTGTAATTATTTATCTGTACTTTTGATACAGTTCTTGGAGCTTTTCTCCAACATTGCTTATTTGTACCTCCCCATAAATGCCTGAAAAAATAAAGCTGGACATTCATTTAGTTTCTTTCAAttggtgaattttttttttgtgtgttcttgtttcTAGGTATCAGTCCTGATGAGATTGTTAAAATCTCAACAGAATATTATCAAGAGGAGCAGAACACAGCAatggaaaataaattgaaatcaaGCAGAGTAAGACAATTTTTCTATCATACCATCATTCTTTAAATAACACTACAATACTGCATTTTGATGCGCGCATACAACTTTTCTTGTGGCCATCAAATTTTGAACAACTAAATTAACTACGGGTAATAAAAACGACAGGAAAAAATAGGCCCGTTCAGATTAGATAGAACTTTTGAATGCCAGAACCTAGTGGTTTTTGGGATAGCAGAAGGCAACACAATTGCAAAAATCATTCTTGTAGACGACAGCGTTAAACAATTCTTTTAAATAAGGCCATTGAAGGGGAGTATCTTGCTTTTCCAAATCTGTTGCAGTCGTTCATGCTCACTAGTACACATTACTCagtcattgttgtttttgtcgcTTTTTAAGACCCTAAGATCTCAATCATGTCTCAAACATGTTCAATCAAGGGTCAATCAATTGTGATCTCAATCAATCACAATTGACTTTGTCTCTCTGTATTCACATCGTTTCGTTATCTGCAGAGATTGGAAAAAGTAACAAGCCTATGTTCACAAAATAAGAAGTAGAAAAAATACAATAGAAAGTAAGGGATAGACAGTACagatactgtatgttttcaaatgtaggggggaaaaaagtaaaaagtggtCAGAACAATAAATACCTAAAGTACAGACTGACGCCTGAAAAATCTACAGTAATTtatggactacaagccgctacttttttcacttgcattcgaccctgcggctaatacaaaggtgccgCTTATCCTTCAGATCACAAGAAggtgcactataaaggaagcgcaagagcgtcaggcagagcaaaacaaaccaagtgagctcaaatacagtaggagagacagaacgagagcgagataatttgcgccctcattatggaaaagaaagtagttgGAACctgtgcggtaacattaaaa is a window of Vanacampus margaritifer isolate UIUO_Vmar chromosome 2, RoL_Vmar_1.0, whole genome shotgun sequence DNA encoding:
- the LOC144043310 gene encoding zinc finger CCCH domain-containing protein 7B-like isoform X6, producing the protein MLTSETRQVSYDVGNVINPLSKIAPVNFPSIRQSFIPDKAYNGQKSAISDLDRLDTLEDCELIGDDLDNLLDCVPDGHLPAEVHTQEVASLPSRESTFVLPVPTPQFPPAFFSSPMSQFNSKNSLSLGGQNSLDTLDAPSSSQGQHSLDSLPGGVCSASLKSTMLDSLDDLMVAAPHAVALEATQSKADSEELDKSLDDLLDERKPVRLTCDPSAQVCPVSGLNQLDSLDSLDSFPAGKGNGPSLPATPQKGTDLDSLSDFSPTAVTTSHCAIPRNQKHTQTPVSNPLSATHDFMQACLSCFTRHGPGMYAFIHKPDLVHSCKRDILLCRRKAAFPSVWTRVRQPPTWTSITGPFILCKHPLKSEESGLCKFREECNFAYNQLEIDVWTAERKGTLDRNLLFGQSDVVSLDPVISITRLLRDHKGMFIFLCQECYDSKPRFISERCKHDHTVCSNLDVRHSFDANKCLAFVSRTTNVNYRKVRPFNVLAHFKLCSQNIRDGCPGEHSCSNAHSVIELQSWRVQRDTGISPDEIVKISTEYYQEEQNTAMENKLKSSRPPAAANGEKKPQGKSLNMKMKFVCASCFQDGRIIMPDKALKYCSAKAKHPWIKEQNTLMVKSMEENKWVPIRPLPHTKNFPAQYELCSWMFKKKKCDYFGNCSFAHSKEEKEMWMYMKTQNVIEMQQMYNMWLDLSAQIRQADEAMLTQEKDIVMPTDNTAMGDFYCPPCGKQCNGGRQWQRHISTNKHKECLFNCEGEDEALRWTHRFPGASFKLCRKSEADCPDGASCDLAHSPEELQEWIERRHFLRRKLDKAREDLLIMPDDFYFGKYNFILN